Part of the Devosia sp. SL43 genome, GGCCAGGCCAATGCCCCGGCCGGCGCCGGTGACCAGCGCCCGTTGACCATCCACGCGGAAACCCGGTGCTTTGGGCAACCGCACACTCATGATGCCGCCTTGTCGATCCCGGCGAGCGGGGAAGCCCCCTCGGCATAAGGTACGTTCTGTCGTCCATACCGGCGAACGCGAATATTGGCCTGCTCGGCATGGCCCTGGAACCCCTCCAGCATGCACAGCCGCGAGCAATAGCGTCCGACAAGGGCCGACGCCTCATCCGTTGTGACGCGCTGATAGGTGTGGGTCTTTATAAACTTGCCCACCCAGAGCCCGCCGGTATAGCGGCCTGCCCGCTTGGTCGGCAGGGTGTGGTTGGTGCCAATGGCCTTGTCGCCAAAGGCCACATTGGTGCGCGGCCCGAGGAACAATGCGCCGTAGTTGACCATGTTCTCCAGATACCAGTCGTCGCGGTCAGTCATGATCTGGACATGCTCGGAAGCGATCTCATTGGCGATGCTGAGCATCTCGTCATGGTCATCGGCCACGATCACCCGACCGTAGGTCTCCCACGCCTTGGCGGCATAGCCGGCCGTCGGCAGGATCTTGAGCAGGCGCTCGATCTCGCCCATCGTCTCGCGCGCCAATCTCTCCGATGTGGTCAGCAGGACGGCGGGACTGTCCGGCCCGTGCTCGGCCTGCCCCAGAATATCGGTCGCACAGAGTTCCGCATCCACCGTCTCGTCGGCAATCACCATGGTCTCGGTCGGCCCGGCGAACAGGTCGATCCCGACCCGCCCATAGAGCTGTCGCTTGGCTTCGGCCACAAAGGCATTGCCCGGCCCCACCAGAATATCGATCGGATCGATCGTCTGGGTACCCAGCGCCATCGCGCCAATCGCCTGAATCCCACCCAATGCGTAGATCGCGTCGGCCCCGGCCATGTGCTGGGCCGCCACGATCGCCGCGGCGGGCCTGCCCTGATAGGGCGGTGCGCAGGTGATCACGCGGGGCACGCCCGCCACCTTGGCGGTAAGCACCGACATATGGGCCGAGGCCAGCATGGGATATTTGCCGCCGGGCACATAGCAGCCGGCATTCTGGATCGGGATGTTCTTGTGCCCTAGAATCACGCCCGGCATCGTCTCGACTTCAATGTCCCGCAGGGAGTCGCGCTGCAACTGGGCAAAGTTGCGGACCTGCGCCTGGGCAAATTCGATGTCCTTGATGTCCTGTGGGCTCATCTCGGCCAGGCAGGCGTTGATCTCGTCCTGGGTCAGCCGGTAGTCGTCGCGGTCCCAGTTGTCGAACTTTACCGAGAGGTCGCGCACGGCGGCGTCACCACGCTTTTCGATGTCGGCGAGAGTTGCCTCGACGATGCCGCGAACCTTGTCGTCGGCCGCTTTGACGACCCCCGGATCGACGCCCTCTTTCAGAATTTTTGCCATATATCTGTCTTCATCCTCCAGCACGTGCGCAGCTTCGCCGGGTACTCTGTCCTGGGCCCTCATGGGGCTCGCCACACATGCGAGCCTCCCTGATTGGTGCGGCACCAGCCTTGTATCTGCAGCGCTTTGCGCATATTGTTTGTACGACTAACCAATTTTATAGCACGGGTTGTGGACGGATGAAAGTTGCAGTTGTCGGTGCCGGTGGATTCGTCGGGCAGCGTGTCGCCAGGCGATTGGCGGCCATGCAGGAATTCACCCAGATTGCGCTGCTGGACCAGATGGCATTCCCCCACCCCGATGATCCCAGAATCACCCAGACCATGGGCGATCTCGCTGACCCCGTTGTGCGCAACCAGGTTCTGGCGGGTGCCGACAAGGTGATTGTCCTCGCCGCGATTTTGGGTGGCGCGGCCGAAGCCGATTACTCGCTGGCCCGCAAGGTCAACCTCGACGGGACGCTGGATCTGTTCGAGCATCTGCGCGATCAGAGCGCCGCCACCCGCGTGGTCTTTGCCTCGACAATCGCAGTCTATGCCAAGCCGCTGCCCGATCCGGTTACCGATGCCACCCCCACCGGGCCAACCATGGTCTATGGCGCCCAGAAGCTGATGATGGAGGTCGCCCTGTCCAATTTCGCGGCCAAGGGCTGGCTCGACGGCGTGTCGTTGCGCCCATCCGGTGTCATGGCGCGCGATGGGGCGGATGCCGCCCTCAAGACGGCGTTCATGAGCCGCTTGTTCTGGTGCGTGAAGCGCGGCGAAGACATCGTGCTGCCTGTGGCACCCGACAGCCGCACCTGGCTGACCTCGGTCGATACAGTCGCCGGCAATTTCGTGCATGCCGCTATGCTGCCCGAGATCGGACCCGTACGTGCCTTCACCCTGCCGGCGCTGTCGCTGACCTTTGGCGAACTGGTCGCCGCGCTCAGGCGCCGCTTCCCCGACAGCCCGTCAAGGGTGCGGTTTGATCCCGATCCCGAAACCGTGGCGCTGTTCGGCAGCTACCCCCAGATCATCACCAGGACCGCCGACCAGCTGGGCTTTGCGCGCGATGCCGATGCCGACACGCTGGTCGCGCAAGCAATGACTTAATGGAGGAAACATGAAGCTCGCGACCCTACCAGATGGCACCTTGGACGGCCGTCTTCATCTGGTCAGTCGAGACCTGACCCGCGCCGCGCCGGCCCAGGCCGCCCAGACGATGCAGACTGCGCTCGAGAACTGGACCGGACTCGAAAGCGCCCTGACCGCTGAATATGCTGCCCTCAATCAGCGGGGCGGGACCCCATTTTATCCCTCCAGCGCGATGGCCCCTTTGCCGCGCGCCTGGCAGTGGCTCGATGGGTCCGCTTTCGAAAGCCACGGCGACCTGATGGACACCGTATTTGGCTTGGCCAAGAAGGAAAAAACTGGCCGGCCCTTGATGTATCAGGGCCTCTCAAACCTGTTCTATGGCCCCGCCGACGACGTGCGCATGCCCTCGGAAGCCGACGGAATTGATTTCGAAGGCGAGTATGGCGTCATCACCGATGCAGTCCCCTTTGGCGCTGACACGGCGACCGCGGGCGCTCACATCCGGCTGATCGTGCAGATCAACGACTGGTCGCTGCGCAAGCTGGCGCCCATCGAAATGAAGACCGGCTTTGGCTGGGTGCAGGCCAAGCCGGCCTGTTCGATGGCACCCGTGGCGGTGACGCCAGATGAGCTGGGAGAGAGCTGGCGCGATGCGCGTGTCGATCTGCCCCTGCTGGTCGATTGGAACGAGAAGCGCTTTGGCGCGGCCAACGGCTACGAAATGGCGTTCGGCTTTGATCAGCTGGTCGCGCACGCTGCCTATTCGCGCGCCCTCGTCGCCGGCACAGTGCTGGGCTCGGGCACTGTCTCCAACAAGACCTATCGCGAAGTGGGCTCGTCCTGCATTGCTGAGCGTCGCGGCATCGAGATGATCGACCAGGGCGAAGCCAAGACGCCGTTCATGTCGTTCGGTGACCGTGTGCGAATGGACGTCACCGGCAAGGACGGTCAGTCGGTCTTTGGTGCGATCGACCAGAAGATCGTCAAGGCCTGAGCTTTGTCAGTGCGGTCGCCGGACTGCCTTGCGCTGTCCGGCGACCGCTGCTGATTCAATAGGGCTCGGTGATCATCTGCAGCGACGCGCCCATCAGCGCTGCGATCTCCGGCTGGGGAGCCCCGCTCTGCTCCATCCTGCCGATCTTGAGCGAATTGCCGACAACCGCCTTGCTGCGCGGCAGGCGGCGCGCCATGAAGGCTTCGAGCCCGTCACGCAGGGTCGCGGCCTTGTCCAGCTCTTCGACCAGCACGATGGCATCCTCAACGGCCATGCCGGCGCCCGATGCCAGGTGCGGTGTGGTTGCGTGGACGGCATCACCAACAAGCAATACCCGGCCCACAAACCATGGCCCGTCCACCAGCACCGATTCCAGCGGTCGCGCCAGGATGGGCACGCTCTCGTCCAGCCCATCGCGAATGTCACCCAGTTCACCACCGAATGGCGCCAGCAGCGTCCGCAGTCGAGGCAACAAATCCTTGTCCTCGTACCATGGCTTGGTGGCGGCATTCTCGAGCAGATACATATACATCTGGTCCCGGCCACAGGGCGTGAACCCGACCTTGACCGGACCAAAGAACATCCGTCCGCCATCCCAATGCCTGGGCTTGTTCAGTTGCGCGCGCCAGCAGACCTGCCCGGTATAGGACGGTGCCGTTGCATCCGGCATGATCATGCGGCGCATGCTCGAAAACAGCCCGTCCGCCCCCACGACCATGTCATAGCGTCCCGCCGTGCCGTCGGTGAAGACAACGTCCACGCCGGCCGCGTCCTGTTCCAGTCCGGCAATCGAGGTGCCGGTGCGGACCGAAACGCCCAATTCACGCATGCGCGTCGCCATTATCTCGTGCAGGACAGGTCGCATGATGCCGCCTTCGGCCGGCACGTCAGGCGCATGGAGGCGAGGCGATGTGATCACCTTGAGGACATTGCCCACCGGGTCGCACAGCGTTACCGAGTCATGCATATGACCCCGCTCCATCAGCGCCCTGGCAAGGCCCAGATCGCAGAGCGCACGGGCCGTCAGGGGAGACAGCGTCACCCCGGTTCCCGCAGCGCCCCAGTTCCGCTCGGAATCCACCAGATCCACCTTGACGCCGTGTTCGGCCATGCGGATGGCTACCGCCGGGCCGCCCACGCCACCGCCGACGATGAGAAGGCGATTGAGATGCTTGTTGAGATTACCCGCCACTTGTCCTTCTCCCCGTAGAACGCTGCCTTGTTTGGCCTCGGCTCGACAGTCGTTTCACTGCATGTTTCAGCTGCGCCGCCCCCGCGCCTCACCAGGCTGTCGCCCCACCATCGATGCGAATATCGGCCCCCGTCACATAGCCGGCCTCATCTGAGGCCAGATAAATTGCCAGATGCCCGATGTCCTCGGTTGTGCCCAACCGGCCCACCATCAGCTTGGCGCGGACCTTGGCCATCAAGGGCGTATCGAGATGCTGCGCCGTCTCTTCGGTGACCGTGAAGCCAGGCGCGATCGAATTGGCGCGGATGCCTTTGGGACCGCCTT contains:
- the hisD gene encoding histidinol dehydrogenase translates to MAKILKEGVDPGVVKAADDKVRGIVEATLADIEKRGDAAVRDLSVKFDNWDRDDYRLTQDEINACLAEMSPQDIKDIEFAQAQVRNFAQLQRDSLRDIEVETMPGVILGHKNIPIQNAGCYVPGGKYPMLASAHMSVLTAKVAGVPRVITCAPPYQGRPAAAIVAAQHMAGADAIYALGGIQAIGAMALGTQTIDPIDILVGPGNAFVAEAKRQLYGRVGIDLFAGPTETMVIADETVDAELCATDILGQAEHGPDSPAVLLTTSERLARETMGEIERLLKILPTAGYAAKAWETYGRVIVADDHDEMLSIANEIASEHVQIMTDRDDWYLENMVNYGALFLGPRTNVAFGDKAIGTNHTLPTKRAGRYTGGLWVGKFIKTHTYQRVTTDEASALVGRYCSRLCMLEGFQGHAEQANIRVRRYGRQNVPYAEGASPLAGIDKAAS
- a CDS encoding SDR family oxidoreductase: MKVAVVGAGGFVGQRVARRLAAMQEFTQIALLDQMAFPHPDDPRITQTMGDLADPVVRNQVLAGADKVIVLAAILGGAAEADYSLARKVNLDGTLDLFEHLRDQSAATRVVFASTIAVYAKPLPDPVTDATPTGPTMVYGAQKLMMEVALSNFAAKGWLDGVSLRPSGVMARDGADAALKTAFMSRLFWCVKRGEDIVLPVAPDSRTWLTSVDTVAGNFVHAAMLPEIGPVRAFTLPALSLTFGELVAALRRRFPDSPSRVRFDPDPETVALFGSYPQIITRTADQLGFARDADADTLVAQAMT
- a CDS encoding fumarylacetoacetate hydrolase family protein, which gives rise to MKLATLPDGTLDGRLHLVSRDLTRAAPAQAAQTMQTALENWTGLESALTAEYAALNQRGGTPFYPSSAMAPLPRAWQWLDGSAFESHGDLMDTVFGLAKKEKTGRPLMYQGLSNLFYGPADDVRMPSEADGIDFEGEYGVITDAVPFGADTATAGAHIRLIVQINDWSLRKLAPIEMKTGFGWVQAKPACSMAPVAVTPDELGESWRDARVDLPLLVDWNEKRFGAANGYEMAFGFDQLVAHAAYSRALVAGTVLGSGTVSNKTYREVGSSCIAERRGIEMIDQGEAKTPFMSFGDRVRMDVTGKDGQSVFGAIDQKIVKA
- a CDS encoding FAD-dependent monooxygenase, with the translated sequence MAGNLNKHLNRLLIVGGGVGGPAVAIRMAEHGVKVDLVDSERNWGAAGTGVTLSPLTARALCDLGLARALMERGHMHDSVTLCDPVGNVLKVITSPRLHAPDVPAEGGIMRPVLHEIMATRMRELGVSVRTGTSIAGLEQDAAGVDVVFTDGTAGRYDMVVGADGLFSSMRRMIMPDATAPSYTGQVCWRAQLNKPRHWDGGRMFFGPVKVGFTPCGRDQMYMYLLENAATKPWYEDKDLLPRLRTLLAPFGGELGDIRDGLDESVPILARPLESVLVDGPWFVGRVLLVGDAVHATTPHLASGAGMAVEDAIVLVEELDKAATLRDGLEAFMARRLPRSKAVVGNSLKIGRMEQSGAPQPEIAALMGASLQMITEPY